From Hippoglossus stenolepis isolate QCI-W04-F060 chromosome 6, HSTE1.2, whole genome shotgun sequence, a single genomic window includes:
- the ogfr gene encoding opioid growth factor receptor produces MEDDCVCEYDSTWDTESDGDEPAAESQTRRSSQDKNKTSWTLWHHTPRNTRAAKDMQTYRRGYPNLTDDECSEDKMNNLQFYLNKFPSSPDDVYIESFHKEWRNDYKRLERVHSYIQWLFPLREPGVNYMASELTKKEIEAFKKNEEAKKRLVESYELMLGFYGIRLVNKDTGEVKRAEIWKDRFGNLERNMHNNLRITRILKSLGELGFEHYQAPLVRFFLEETLVKKTLSSVKRSVLDYFLFAVLDKQKRQELLRFAYLNFEPKDKFVWCPRKIQKQFRKADKRSDAIGNGDGKDEAFSRSKSKDGEAGVQQKEEGVDNVTKNQKGSDKTESKDKNKLSDASAEPEPEPESEPETVANGNTEVEFTKESLGNGNDSADDEEMDQSLSPDAVAATSEPCADSENKLTNNSDDTIQEPDNSMQTEEDIDLKKTPKKKREDVKVLPSNGSAGDPDCVQMEEKTGANKATGQTSPAAQTPLKTSKHSPTLSSGREEKIPRTEFNEVPEKKTEDDEEEDMSEENVSATNGSQMSIGKPEDE; encoded by the exons ATGGAGGACGACTGCGTGTGTGAGTACGACTCGACCTGGGACACCGAGAGCGACGGAGACGAGCCGGCTGCGGAGAGCCAGACCCGCCGGTCGAGCCAAGACAAGAACAAGACCAGCTGGACCTTG TGGCACCACACGCCCAGAAACACGAGGGCAGCAAAGGACATGCAGACGTACAGGAGAGGATATCCA AATCTCACAGATGACGAGTGCTCAGAAGACAAAATGAACaatttgcagttttatctgaataaatttccctcctctcctgatg ATGTCTACATAGAGTCATTTCATAAGGAATGGAGAAATGACTACAAAAGACTGGAGAGAGTTCACTCGTACATTCAGTG GTTGTTTCCACTGCGAGAACCGGGGGTTAATTACATGGCTTCAGAACTCACCAAGAAGGAAATTGAG GCCTTTAAGAAGAATGAGGAAGCCAAAAAGAGACTAGTCGAGTCCTATGAACTCATGTTGGGCTTCTATGGCATCCGTTTAGTCAACAAAGACACTGGGGAGGTGAAACGTGCTGAAATTTGGAAAGATCGCTTTGGAAACCTGGAGCG GAATATGCACAACAACCTGCGCATCACTCGCATCCTGAAGAGCCTCGGGGAGCTGGGATTCGAGCACTACCAGGCCCCACTTGTCCGCTTCTTTCTGGAAGAGACTCTGGTCAAGAAGACCCTCAGTAGTGTTAAACGCAGCGTACTTGACTATTTCCTGTTTGCTGTGTTGGACAAGCAGAAACGTCAGGAGCTTTTGCGCTTCGCCTACCTTAACTTTGAGCCAAAGGATAAGTTTGTGTGGTGTCCCAGGAAGATTCAGAAACAATTCAGGAAGGCAGACAAAAGATCCGATGCCATCGGGAATGGAGACGGAAAGGATGAAGCGTTTTCACGGAGTAAAAGCAAAGATGGGGAAGCAGGTGtgcaacagaaagaggaaggagtGGATAACGTGACAAAGAATCAGAAAGGAAGCGataaaacagaaagtaaagacaaaaacaaactgtcagaTGCGTCTGCTGAGCCAGAGCCAGAACCAGAATCAGAACCTGAGACTGTGGCAAATGGAAACACGGAAGTTGAGTTTACTAAAGAAAGTCTGGGGAATGGAAATGACTCTGCAGATGATGAGGAAATGGATCAGTCGCTCAGTCCAGACGCTGTGGCAGCAACAAGTGAGCCCTGTGCCGACAGTGAGAACAAACTTACCAACAACTCAGACGATACCATCCAGGAACCCGACAACAGTatgcagacagaggaggacatcGACCTTAAAAAAACAccgaagaagaagagggaagatGTCAAGGTGCTGCCAAGCAACGGCTCGGCCGGGGACCCCGACTGTGttcaaatggaggaaaaaacaggTGCAAATAAAGCCACTGGTCAAACGAGCCCGGCAGCGCAAACCCCTCTAAAGACTTCGAAACACTCTCCCACTCTTTCATCTGGAAGGGAGGAAAAAATCCCAAGGACTGAATTTAATGAAgtgccagaaaaaaaaacagaagacgatgaagaggaggacatGTCGGAGGAAAATGTGTCGGCAACAAATGGGTCACAGATGAGCATCGGCAAACCTGAGGATGAGTAG